A region from the Acomys russatus chromosome 20, mAcoRus1.1, whole genome shotgun sequence genome encodes:
- the Pmaip1 gene encoding phorbol-12-myristate-13-acetate-induced protein 1 gives MPRSKALQNAPANPERAELAPEFADQLRKIGDKLYSAWCEPDITAVLAEMPSKKERKSAPKSPSPTRVPADLEEECAQLRRIGDKLNFRQKLLNFISKLFNLVT, from the exons ATGCCCCGGAGTAAGGCGCTTCAGAACGCGCCGGCGAACCCAGAGCGGGCAG agcTAGCGCCCGAGTTCGCTGATCAGCTCAGGAAGATTGGAGACAAACTGTATAGCGCTTGGTGTGAGCCCGACATCACTGCGGTGCTGGCGGAGATGCCCAGCAAGAAGGAGCGGAAGAGTGCGCCGAAGAGCCCGAGCCCAACGCGGGTGCCAGCAG ACCTGGAGGAGGAGTGCGCTCAGCTCCGGAGAATTGGAGACAAACTGAACTTTCGGCAGAAACTTCTGAATTTTATTTCCAAGCTCTTTAATTTAGTAACCTGA